In the genome of Nocardiopsis composta, one region contains:
- the ybaK gene encoding Cys-tRNA(Pro) deacylase, which produces MSGKGGKGGQGTPATVAASRAKIDFTLHPYEASGDGGSSYGEEAADALGVPHDRVFKTLVAEVDGALTIAVVPVGAPLSLKALAAAAGGKKAAMADPAAAERTTGYVRGGISPLGQRKRLPTVVDSSAAGHDTVYVSAGRRGLQMELSPADLVRLTGATTGPIAGRR; this is translated from the coding sequence GTGAGCGGTAAAGGCGGAAAGGGCGGGCAGGGCACCCCCGCCACGGTCGCCGCGTCCCGGGCGAAGATCGACTTCACCCTGCACCCCTACGAGGCCTCCGGGGACGGCGGCTCCTCCTACGGCGAGGAGGCCGCCGACGCGCTCGGCGTCCCGCACGACAGGGTCTTCAAGACGCTGGTCGCCGAGGTGGACGGCGCCCTCACCATCGCGGTGGTGCCGGTCGGCGCCCCGCTGAGCCTCAAGGCCCTGGCCGCGGCGGCGGGCGGCAAGAAGGCCGCCATGGCCGACCCGGCCGCCGCCGAGCGGACCACCGGCTACGTGAGAGGCGGCATCAGCCCGCTCGGCCAGCGCAAGCGGCTGCCCACCGTGGTCGACTCCTCCGCCGCCGGCCACGACACCGTCTACGTCTCGGCCGGCCGGCGCGGCCTGCAGATGGAGCTCTCCCCCGCCGACCTGGTCCGCCTCACCGGTGCGACCACCGGCCCGATCGCCGGGCGGCGATGA
- a CDS encoding ferritin has product MASTTHSAEHGLSKFHRLLLDQVRHEFTASHQYVALATWYDDRHLPQFARIFYRQALEERDHAMMIVRYLIDRDVPVTIPRPDEIQNEFQSPREPVALALSQEQRVTEQFHVLSRVAREENDYTGEQFLLWFLKEQVEEEHKMSTILDVVDRAAGGSLFEVETWLAREMPDETGGDADAPETAGPALTV; this is encoded by the coding sequence ATGGCTTCTACGACACACAGCGCCGAGCACGGCCTTTCCAAGTTCCACCGCCTCCTGCTGGACCAGGTCCGGCACGAGTTCACCGCCTCGCACCAGTACGTCGCCCTGGCCACCTGGTACGACGACCGCCACCTGCCGCAGTTCGCGCGGATCTTCTACCGGCAGGCCCTGGAGGAGCGCGACCACGCGATGATGATCGTCCGCTACCTCATCGACCGCGACGTCCCGGTCACCATTCCGCGCCCCGACGAGATCCAGAACGAGTTCCAGTCGCCGCGCGAGCCGGTGGCCCTCGCACTCTCCCAGGAGCAGCGCGTCACCGAGCAGTTCCACGTGCTCTCCCGGGTCGCCCGCGAGGAGAACGACTACACCGGCGAGCAGTTCCTCCTCTGGTTCCTCAAGGAGCAGGTGGAGGAGGAGCACAAGATGTCCACCATCCTGGACGTCGTCGACCGGGCCGCCGGCGGCTCCCTGTTCGAGGTGGAGACCTGGCTGGCCCGCGAGATGCCCGACGAGACCGGCGGAGACGCCGACGCCCCGGAGACCGCGGGGCCCGCGCTGACGGTCTGA
- the hisD gene encoding histidinol dehydrogenase, translated as MISRIDLRGTTGDPRDALPRAETDVEAAVQKVRPICEDVRHRGVEALIEYAKRFDGVDLDGIRVPAEEISAALRGLDPAVRAALEEAIRRTRLVHRDQRRTDTTTQVVPGGTVTERWVPVDRVGLYVPGGRAVYPSSVVMNAVPAQEAGVGSLAVASPPQAEFGGLPHLTVLAACALLGVDEVYAVGGAQAIAMFAYGAGECARADMVTGPGNIWVAAAKRLLKGVIGIDAEAGPTEIAVLADDTADPGYVAADLISQAEHDVVAASVLVTPSTALADAVEAELRTRVPATKHAERVTEALSGPQSGIVLVDDLDHGLAVVDAYAAEHLEIMVADPQATAARVRNAGAVFVGDHSPVSLGDYLAGSNHVLPTGGCACHSSGLSVQTFLRGIHVVHYDRDALAEAAPHVVALAEAEDLPAHGEAVTARVGRPAAHRG; from the coding sequence GTGATCTCCCGAATCGACCTCCGAGGCACCACCGGCGACCCGCGGGACGCGCTGCCCCGCGCCGAGACCGACGTCGAGGCCGCCGTGCAGAAAGTCCGTCCGATCTGCGAGGACGTCCGCCATCGCGGCGTCGAGGCGCTGATCGAGTACGCGAAGCGCTTCGACGGGGTCGACCTCGACGGAATCCGGGTCCCGGCCGAGGAGATCTCCGCCGCCCTGCGCGGCCTCGACCCCGCGGTGCGCGCCGCCCTGGAGGAGGCGATCCGCCGCACCCGCCTGGTCCACCGCGACCAGCGGCGCACCGACACCACCACGCAGGTGGTGCCGGGCGGCACCGTCACCGAGCGCTGGGTGCCGGTCGACCGGGTCGGGCTGTACGTGCCCGGCGGCCGCGCCGTCTACCCGTCCAGCGTCGTGATGAACGCCGTCCCCGCCCAGGAGGCCGGGGTCGGCTCACTGGCCGTGGCCTCCCCGCCGCAGGCCGAGTTCGGCGGCCTGCCGCACCTGACCGTGCTGGCCGCCTGCGCGCTGCTCGGCGTGGACGAGGTGTACGCGGTCGGTGGCGCCCAGGCGATCGCGATGTTCGCCTACGGCGCTGGCGAATGCGCCCGCGCCGACATGGTCACCGGCCCCGGCAACATCTGGGTCGCCGCCGCCAAGCGCCTGCTCAAGGGGGTCATCGGCATCGACGCCGAGGCCGGCCCCACCGAGATCGCGGTGCTCGCCGACGACACCGCCGACCCCGGCTACGTCGCCGCCGACCTGATCAGCCAGGCCGAGCACGACGTGGTCGCCGCCTCGGTGCTGGTCACCCCGTCCACCGCGCTGGCCGACGCCGTCGAGGCCGAGCTGCGCACCCGGGTGCCCGCCACCAAGCACGCCGAACGCGTCACCGAGGCGCTGTCCGGCCCGCAGTCCGGCATCGTGCTGGTCGACGACCTCGACCACGGCCTGGCGGTGGTCGACGCCTACGCCGCCGAGCACCTGGAGATCATGGTGGCCGACCCGCAGGCCACCGCGGCGCGGGTGCGCAACGCCGGCGCGGTGTTCGTCGGCGACCACAGCCCGGTCTCCCTCGGCGACTACCTCGCCGGCTCCAACCACGTGCTGCCCACCGGCGGCTGCGCCTGCCACTCCTCCGGGCTGAGCGTGCAGACCTTCCTGCGCGGCATCCACGTCGTGCACTACGACCGGGACGCCCTCGCCGAGGCCGCCCCGCACGTGGTGGCGCTCGCCGAGGCGGAGGACCTGCCCGCGCACGGCGAGGCCGTCACCGCGCGGGTCGGCCGGCCCGCCGCGCACCGCGGCTGA
- a CDS encoding histidinol-phosphate transaminase, giving the protein MSEFGLHDLPLRDDLRGRTPYGAPQLDVPVALNTNENPYPPSERLVAALAEAVSAAARGLNRYPDRDALRLREGLARYLGHGLDASRVWAANGSNEVLQQILQAFGGPGRTAMGFEPSYSMHPVIAEVTGTRWVAERRGGDFSIDPDAAVAAVTEHRPDVVFLTSPNNPTGTALPLETVARIAAAAPGVVVVDEAYAEFRREGTPSALTLLAENPRIIVSRTMSKAFALAGARLGYLAAHPAVIDALQLVRLPYHLSAVTQAVAGVALDFSDELLGGVKQLREERDALVDWLRGHGFRVADSDANFVMFGEFPDRTAVFRGMLERGVLIREVGPPAWLRTTIGTPEEMSAFREALLQVTG; this is encoded by the coding sequence GTGAGCGAATTCGGCCTGCACGACCTGCCGCTCCGCGACGACCTGCGCGGGCGCACCCCCTACGGCGCGCCCCAGCTGGACGTCCCGGTCGCGCTGAACACCAACGAGAACCCCTACCCGCCCTCGGAGCGCCTGGTCGCGGCGCTCGCCGAGGCGGTGTCGGCCGCCGCCCGCGGCCTGAACCGCTACCCCGACCGCGACGCGCTCCGGCTCCGCGAGGGCCTCGCCCGCTACCTCGGGCACGGCCTGGACGCCTCCCGGGTGTGGGCCGCCAACGGCTCCAACGAGGTGCTGCAGCAGATCCTGCAGGCCTTCGGCGGCCCCGGGCGGACCGCGATGGGCTTCGAGCCCTCCTACTCCATGCACCCGGTCATCGCCGAGGTCACCGGGACCCGCTGGGTCGCCGAGCGGCGCGGCGGAGACTTCTCCATCGACCCGGACGCCGCGGTCGCCGCCGTCACCGAGCACCGGCCCGACGTCGTCTTCCTCACCTCGCCGAACAACCCGACCGGCACCGCGCTGCCGCTGGAGACCGTGGCGCGGATCGCCGCGGCCGCCCCGGGCGTCGTGGTGGTCGACGAGGCCTACGCCGAGTTCCGCCGGGAGGGCACCCCCAGCGCGCTCACCCTGCTCGCGGAGAACCCGCGGATCATCGTCAGCCGCACCATGTCCAAGGCGTTCGCGCTGGCCGGGGCGCGGCTGGGCTACCTCGCCGCGCACCCCGCGGTGATCGACGCCCTGCAGCTGGTCCGGCTGCCCTACCACCTGTCCGCCGTCACCCAGGCCGTCGCCGGGGTCGCCCTGGACTTCTCCGACGAGCTCCTCGGCGGGGTCAAGCAGCTCCGCGAGGAGCGCGACGCCCTGGTGGACTGGCTCCGCGGGCACGGCTTCCGGGTGGCCGACTCCGATGCGAACTTCGTCATGTTCGGGGAGTTCCCCGACCGCACCGCGGTCTTCCGCGGCATGCTGGAGCGGGGCGTGCTGATCCGCGAGGTCGGCCCGCCCGCGTGGCTGCGCACCACCATCGGGACCCCCGAGGAAATGTCCGCCTTCCGAGAGGCGTTGCTCCAGGTGACGGGGTGA
- the hisB gene encoding imidazoleglycerol-phosphate dehydratase HisB: MSRTGRIERTTKETKVLVEIDLDGTGVADVSTGVGFYDHMLDQLAKHGLFDLTVRTEGDLHIDSHHTMEDTALALGAAFRQALGDKAGIRRFADAKVPLDEALAEVTVDVSGRPYLVHTEPAGMAPVIGRDYDTTMTRHIFESFVAQAQVALHVHVPYGRNAHHIVECQFKAFARALRFACERDPRVTGVPSTKGAL; the protein is encoded by the coding sequence ATGAGCCGCACCGGCCGCATCGAACGCACCACCAAGGAGACCAAGGTCCTGGTCGAGATCGACCTCGACGGGACCGGGGTCGCCGACGTCTCCACCGGCGTCGGCTTCTACGACCACATGCTCGACCAGCTCGCCAAGCACGGGCTGTTCGACCTGACCGTGCGGACCGAGGGCGACCTGCACATCGACTCCCACCACACCATGGAGGACACCGCGCTGGCGCTCGGCGCGGCGTTCCGCCAGGCGCTCGGCGACAAGGCCGGCATCCGCCGGTTCGCCGACGCCAAGGTGCCGCTGGACGAGGCGCTGGCCGAGGTCACCGTGGACGTCTCCGGCCGCCCCTACCTGGTGCACACCGAGCCCGCGGGCATGGCCCCGGTGATCGGCCGCGACTACGACACCACGATGACCCGGCACATCTTCGAGTCGTTCGTCGCCCAGGCCCAGGTCGCGCTGCACGTGCACGTGCCCTACGGCCGCAACGCCCACCACATCGTGGAGTGCCAGTTCAAGGCGTTCGCGCGGGCGCTCCGCTTCGCCTGCGAGCGCGACCCCCGGGTGACCGGGGTCCCCTCCACCAAGGGCGCCCTGTAA
- the hisH gene encoding imidazole glycerol phosphate synthase subunit HisH, with protein sequence MQPRVVILDYGSGNLRSAQRAVERTGAAVEVTSDPHAALDADGLVVPGVGAFAACMRGLRAVGGERIIGKRLAGGRPVLGICVGMQVLFERGVEHGTTTEGCGEWPGTVERLRAPVVPHMGWNTLETPAGSRLFDGIDPRERFYFVHSYGVLDWELEVTSPHIAAPLVTYAVHGQPFVAAVENGPLSATQFHPEKSGDAGARVLANWVRSL encoded by the coding sequence GTGCAGCCACGAGTCGTCATCCTGGACTACGGGTCCGGAAACCTCCGCTCCGCGCAGCGCGCGGTGGAGCGCACCGGCGCCGCGGTGGAGGTCACCTCCGACCCGCACGCCGCGCTGGACGCCGACGGCCTGGTCGTCCCGGGCGTCGGCGCCTTCGCCGCCTGCATGAGGGGCCTGCGGGCCGTCGGCGGCGAGCGGATCATCGGCAAGCGCCTGGCCGGCGGCCGCCCCGTGCTGGGCATCTGCGTCGGCATGCAGGTGCTCTTCGAGCGCGGCGTCGAGCACGGCACCACCACCGAGGGCTGCGGCGAGTGGCCCGGCACCGTGGAGCGGCTGCGCGCCCCGGTCGTCCCGCACATGGGCTGGAACACCCTGGAGACGCCCGCGGGCAGCCGGCTCTTCGACGGCATCGACCCCCGGGAGCGCTTCTACTTCGTGCACTCCTACGGCGTGCTCGACTGGGAGCTGGAGGTCACCTCCCCCCACATCGCGGCGCCGCTGGTCACCTACGCGGTGCACGGCCAGCCGTTCGTCGCCGCGGTGGAGAACGGCCCGCTGTCGGCCACCCAGTTCCACCCGGAGAAGTCCGGCGACGCCGGCGCCCGGGTGCTCGCCAACTGGGTGCGCTCGCTGTAG
- the priA gene encoding bifunctional 1-(5-phosphoribosyl)-5-((5-phosphoribosylamino)methylideneamino)imidazole-4-carboxamide isomerase/phosphoribosylanthranilate isomerase PriA — translation MSSTLELLPAVDVAGGQAVQLVQGKAGSGGRYGDPLQAALAWQNDGAEWIHLVDLDAAFGRGHNRELLTGIVGRLDVKVELSGGIRDDESLAAALATGCTRVNIGTAALENPEWCAEIIAEHGDRIAIGLDVRGTTLAARGWTRDGGDLMTTLERLEAEGCARYVVTDVNKDGTLKGPNLELLRTVCAHTDRPVVASGGVSSLDDLRAIAGLVPEGVEGAIMGTALYEGAFTLPEALAAVGEADRA, via the coding sequence ATGTCCTCCACCCTCGAACTGCTGCCCGCCGTCGACGTCGCCGGCGGCCAGGCCGTCCAGCTCGTCCAGGGCAAGGCCGGCTCCGGCGGCCGATACGGCGACCCGCTGCAGGCCGCGCTGGCCTGGCAGAACGACGGCGCGGAATGGATCCACCTGGTCGACCTGGACGCCGCCTTCGGCCGCGGGCACAACCGCGAACTGCTCACCGGCATCGTCGGCCGGCTCGACGTCAAGGTCGAGCTGTCCGGCGGCATCCGCGACGACGAGTCGCTCGCCGCCGCGCTGGCCACCGGGTGCACCCGGGTCAACATCGGCACCGCCGCGCTGGAGAACCCGGAGTGGTGCGCCGAGATCATCGCCGAGCACGGCGACCGCATCGCCATCGGCCTGGACGTGCGCGGCACCACCCTCGCCGCGCGCGGCTGGACCCGGGACGGCGGCGACCTGATGACCACCCTGGAGCGGCTGGAGGCCGAGGGGTGCGCCCGCTACGTCGTCACCGACGTCAACAAGGACGGCACCCTCAAGGGCCCCAACCTGGAGCTGCTGCGCACCGTCTGCGCGCACACCGACCGGCCGGTGGTGGCCAGCGGCGGCGTGTCCAGCCTGGACGACCTGCGCGCCATCGCCGGGCTGGTCCCCGAGGGCGTCGAGGGCGCCATCATGGGCACCGCGCTGTACGAGGGCGCGTTCACCCTGCCCGAGGCGCTGGCCGCGGTCGGAGAGGCGGACCGGGCGTGA
- the hisF gene encoding imidazole glycerol phosphate synthase subunit HisF translates to MSIAVRVIPCLDVDAGRVVKGVNFQNLRDAGDPVELAARYDAEGADELTFLDVTASSGDRETTYDVVRRTAEQVFIPLTVGGGVRTPDDVDRLLRAGADKVGVNTAAIARPELIREIAERFGNQVLVLSADVRRVADGAPTPSGFEVTTHGGRRGTGIDAVEWVRRAAELGAGEILLNSMDADGTKAGFDLELVRAARAVVDVPLIASGGAGEVGHFPPAVEAGADAVLAASVFHFRDFTIADVKAELARHGHPVR, encoded by the coding sequence GTGAGCATCGCGGTCCGCGTCATCCCCTGCCTGGACGTCGACGCCGGCCGGGTGGTCAAGGGCGTCAACTTCCAGAACCTGCGCGACGCCGGCGACCCCGTCGAGCTGGCCGCCCGCTACGACGCCGAGGGCGCCGACGAACTCACCTTCCTGGACGTCACCGCCTCCAGCGGCGACCGGGAGACCACCTACGACGTGGTGCGCCGCACCGCCGAGCAGGTGTTCATCCCGCTCACCGTCGGCGGCGGGGTGCGCACCCCCGACGACGTCGACCGGCTGCTGCGCGCCGGCGCGGACAAGGTCGGGGTGAACACCGCCGCGATCGCCCGCCCCGAGCTCATCCGGGAGATCGCCGAGCGCTTCGGCAACCAGGTGCTGGTGCTCTCCGCCGACGTCCGGCGGGTCGCCGACGGCGCGCCCACCCCCAGCGGTTTCGAGGTCACCACGCACGGCGGCCGCCGCGGGACCGGCATCGACGCGGTGGAGTGGGTGCGGCGCGCCGCCGAGCTCGGCGCCGGCGAGATCCTGCTCAACTCGATGGACGCGGACGGCACCAAGGCCGGGTTCGACCTGGAGCTGGTCCGGGCCGCCCGCGCGGTCGTCGACGTCCCGCTGATCGCCAGCGGCGGCGCCGGCGAGGTCGGGCACTTCCCCCCGGCCGTCGAGGCCGGAGCCGACGCGGTCCTGGCCGCCTCGGTCTTCCACTTCCGCGACTTCACCATCGCCGATGTCAAGGCCGAACTCGCCCGGCACGGCCACCCGGTCCGCTGA
- a CDS encoding glycosyltransferase family 4 protein: MPDRRSPTQPGSSDAQQRPEPEEAASAQAAAAPSLTDRLRDGAARTGLRTARRLSPGLAERVRRLADPAGGPDAPADLAPRLPALTLLLLAAGEEVDEARRRMPGLTRGAGEPTRRGLRSARRIAAVLAAAERPRMTESALRALPPLPPPYASSLGGAVAVRRARILFEQGRMAEAEAEVRPFTAGHGVAALMYERLRGERRALGPLPALPGREDPPLDPVPGRVLHLVSNALPKTSAGYTVRTHRIVTAQRDAGLDPSVAAFPGWPLDAPPGTAGRYELDGIGYHRVHPGRELPGGLAGQIDAGVEAVCALARELRPGVLHAATDHRNGSIAVAAGARLGLPVVYEVRGFLEETWLSAAGEAARGGERHRLIVERESALVRTADAVVTLSETMRAELVARGAEEDRIVLAPNAVDPALLDARPDGDAFRCAHGLEPGDFVVGSVSSIVGYEGFTTLVRAVGLLRDRGVPAHLLLVGDGKARPEVEAAVRDLGLSELCVLPGRVDRDEALRAQAALDVLVVPRADERVCRLVTPLKPVEAMALGTPVVASDLPALRELLCGGEAGLMVPPGEPGPLADALQRLREDGELRAGLAAAGRTEVAEHRTWPRVAAVYRDLYTRLAP, translated from the coding sequence GTGCCCGACCGACGCTCCCCCACCCAGCCCGGTAGCTCCGACGCGCAGCAGCGCCCCGAACCGGAGGAGGCCGCGTCCGCGCAGGCCGCGGCGGCCCCCTCGCTCACCGACCGGCTCCGGGACGGCGCCGCCCGGACCGGGCTGCGGACCGCACGCCGCCTCTCCCCCGGCCTGGCGGAGCGGGTGCGCCGGCTCGCCGATCCGGCGGGCGGCCCGGACGCCCCGGCCGACCTGGCCCCCCGCCTTCCGGCGCTGACCCTGCTGCTGCTCGCCGCCGGTGAGGAGGTGGACGAGGCCCGCCGGCGGATGCCCGGGCTGACCCGGGGGGCCGGCGAGCCCACCCGGCGCGGGCTGCGCTCGGCGCGCCGGATCGCCGCGGTACTGGCCGCGGCGGAGCGGCCGCGGATGACCGAGTCGGCGCTGCGCGCCCTCCCCCCGCTGCCCCCGCCCTATGCGTCGTCGCTGGGCGGCGCGGTCGCGGTGCGCCGCGCCCGGATCCTGTTCGAGCAGGGCAGGATGGCCGAGGCCGAGGCCGAGGTGCGGCCGTTCACCGCCGGGCACGGCGTCGCCGCGCTGATGTACGAGCGGCTGCGCGGGGAGCGGCGCGCGCTCGGCCCGCTGCCGGCGCTTCCCGGGCGGGAGGACCCGCCGCTCGACCCGGTGCCCGGGCGGGTGCTGCACCTGGTCTCCAACGCGCTGCCGAAGACCTCGGCCGGCTACACGGTGCGCACGCACCGGATCGTCACCGCGCAGCGCGACGCCGGGCTCGACCCGAGTGTGGCGGCCTTCCCCGGCTGGCCGCTGGACGCTCCGCCGGGGACCGCCGGCCGCTACGAGCTGGACGGGATCGGCTACCACCGGGTGCACCCGGGCCGGGAGCTGCCGGGCGGGCTGGCCGGGCAGATCGACGCGGGCGTCGAGGCGGTCTGCGCGCTCGCCCGCGAGCTGCGGCCGGGGGTGCTGCACGCCGCGACCGACCACCGCAACGGGTCGATCGCGGTGGCCGCGGGGGCGCGGCTGGGGCTGCCCGTGGTCTATGAGGTGCGCGGGTTCCTGGAGGAGACCTGGCTGTCGGCGGCCGGGGAGGCGGCGCGCGGCGGCGAGCGGCACCGGCTCATCGTGGAGCGCGAGTCGGCGCTGGTCCGCACGGCCGACGCGGTGGTGACGCTGTCCGAGACGATGCGGGCGGAGCTGGTGGCGCGCGGCGCCGAGGAGGACCGGATCGTGCTGGCGCCCAACGCGGTGGACCCGGCGCTGCTGGACGCCCGGCCCGACGGCGACGCGTTCCGCTGCGCGCACGGGCTGGAGCCCGGCGACTTCGTGGTGGGTTCGGTCTCCAGCATCGTGGGCTACGAGGGGTTCACCACCCTGGTGCGGGCGGTGGGGCTGCTCCGCGATCGGGGCGTCCCGGCCCACCTGCTGCTGGTGGGGGACGGCAAGGCCCGGCCGGAGGTGGAGGCGGCCGTGCGCGACCTCGGCCTGTCCGAGCTGTGCGTGCTGCCCGGCCGGGTGGACCGGGACGAGGCGCTGCGCGCGCAGGCCGCGCTGGACGTGCTCGTGGTGCCCCGGGCCGACGAGCGCGTCTGCCGGCTGGTGACGCCGCTGAAGCCGGTGGAGGCGATGGCGCTGGGCACCCCCGTCGTCGCCAGCGACCTGCCGGCCCTGCGCGAGCTGCTCTGCGGCGGCGAGGCCGGCCTGATGGTGCCGCCGGGCGAGCCCGGGCCGCTGGCCGACGCGCTGCAGCGGCTCCGCGAGGACGGGGAGCTCCGCGCCGGCCTGGCCGCCGCGGGGCGCACCGAGGTCGCCGAGCACCGCACCTGGCCCCGGGTGGCCGCGGTCTACCGCGACCTCTACACCCGCCTGGCGCCCTGA
- a CDS encoding peptidoglycan-binding domain-containing protein produces MSITSRTAAVLASGALALSVGLTGAPAALADGPNTPPGVKAEVEACAWPEYKKGDRAWQVSFARYLLSAYGYDPGGHGAHFDGKLEKALKKYQNKRDVPDTGRLDTETWAALRSGFGLAKEGDQGHKVRAVQKALQSYGYETRAASDPDGIFGPKTKKSVIAFQKKVGIDPDGIVGTITFRALVTGGTCHQLGLV; encoded by the coding sequence ATGTCCATCACGAGCAGGACCGCCGCCGTACTGGCATCAGGGGCGCTCGCGCTGTCGGTCGGCCTCACCGGGGCCCCGGCGGCCCTGGCCGACGGCCCGAACACGCCGCCCGGAGTGAAGGCCGAAGTGGAGGCCTGCGCCTGGCCGGAGTACAAGAAGGGCGACCGCGCCTGGCAGGTGTCCTTCGCCAGGTACCTGCTGAGCGCCTACGGCTACGACCCCGGCGGCCACGGAGCCCACTTCGACGGCAAGCTGGAGAAGGCCCTGAAGAAGTACCAGAACAAGCGCGACGTCCCGGACACGGGCCGGCTCGACACCGAGACCTGGGCCGCGCTGCGCTCCGGCTTCGGCCTGGCCAAGGAGGGCGACCAGGGGCACAAGGTCCGGGCCGTGCAGAAGGCCCTGCAGTCCTACGGCTACGAGACCCGGGCCGCCTCCGACCCGGACGGCATCTTCGGACCGAAGACCAAGAAGTCCGTCATCGCGTTCCAGAAGAAGGTCGGCATCGACCCGGACGGCATCGTCGGCACCATCACCTTCCGCGCGCTGGTCACCGGAGGCACCTGCCACCAGCTCGGCCTGGTCTGA